The following are encoded together in the Schistocerca serialis cubense isolate TAMUIC-IGC-003099 unplaced genomic scaffold, iqSchSeri2.2 HiC_scaffold_1363, whole genome shotgun sequence genome:
- the LOC126440395 gene encoding deleted in azoospermia protein 4-like — protein MQAHASSICCVSPKESPFGYQSPFGYQSPFGYQSPFGYQSPFGYQSPFGYQSPFGYQSPFGYQSPFGYQSPFGYQSPFGYQSPFGYQSPFGYQSPFGYQSPFGYQSPFGYQSPFGYQSPFGYQSPFGYQSPFGYQSPFGYQSPFGYQSPFGYQSPFGYQSPFGYQSPFGYQSPFGYQSPFGYQSPFGYQSPFGYQSPFGYQSPFGYQSPFGYQSPFGYQSPFGYQSPFGYQSPFGYQSPFGYQSPFGYQSPFGYQSPFGYQSPFGYQSPFGYQSPFGYQSPFGYQSPFGYQSPFGY, from the coding sequence TCCCCGTTCGGTTACCAGTCCCCGTTCGGTTACCAGTCCCCGTTCGGTTACCAGTCCCCGTTCGGTTACCAGTCCCCGTTCGGTTACCAGTCCCCGTTCGGTTACCAGTCCCCGTTCGGTTACCAGTCCCCGTTCGGTTACCAGTCCCCGTTCGGTTACCAGTCCCCGTTCGGTTACCAGTCCCCGTTCGGTTACCAGTCCCCGTTCGGTTACCAGTCCCCGTTCGGTTACCAGTCCCCGTTCGGTTACCAGTCCCCGTTCGGTTACCAGTCCCCGTTCGGTTACCAGTCCCCGTTCGGTTACCAGTCCCCGTTCGGTTACCAGTCCCCGTTCGGTTACCAGTCCCCGTTCGGTTACCAGTCCCCGTTCGGTTACCAGTCCCCGTTCGGTTACCAGTCCCCGTTCGGTTACCAGTCCCCGTTCGGTTACCAGTCCCCGTTCGGTTACCAGTCCCCGTTCGGTTACCAGTCCCCGTTCGGTTACCAGTCCCCGTTCGGTTACCAGTCCCCGTTCGGTTACCAGTCCCCGTTCGGTTACCAGTCCCCGTTCGGTTACCAGTCCCCGTTCGGTTACCAGTCCCCGTTCGGTTACCAGTCCCCGTTCGGTTACCAGTCCCCGTTCGGTTACCAGTCCCCGTTCGGTTACCAGTCCCCGTTCGGTTACCAGTCCCCGTTCGGTTACCAGTCCCCGTTCGGTTACCAGTCCCCGTTCGGTTACCAGTCCCCGTTCGGTTACCAGTCCCCGTTCGGTTACCAGTCCCCGTTCGGTTACCAGTCCCCGTTCGGTTACCAGTCCCCGTTCGGTTACCAGTCCCCGTTCGGTTACCAGTCCCCCTTTGGTTACTAG